A region from the Hylaeus volcanicus isolate JK05 chromosome 6, UHH_iyHylVolc1.0_haploid, whole genome shotgun sequence genome encodes:
- the LOC128878143 gene encoding pecanex-like protein 1 gives MGSQTLEILRQGVWASLTGGWFYDPHLDVFSNTFHLYVWLFLLCLPFTIYLYFPPTLCVWVTYCSSIGALFGTIKCVNHALHCVYDTTECLEESGQTVSQQRLESEKRRTAHNKGREQSQDQVDHGIELQVLNGKTDTPPVECSSRNSFIESNVQNADADSITSEYNRDKPSSTIDLKVEIHRKNSSESSEEAQQLTKPMVPSINVHETELASAQYHEPRFRNIVNERRLKLQKCVVIAEEDRQGSRKLCRHASEESRNRHSKQGSLGKTGSESQIKQTSSLELEHHGDDYPYWKSNQSVRRLNSNSIPMETHLINDHPQSLEIISKKEDADKNKISSHPQSLEVITKKPHQQLIHPQSLETFGATSKNINITDDNNLPLHPQSLETINTKKVLPQNTLKKNQLQLLPYLSYGSEIVHPIAEQSDEQFANESSGGFSLQDSYSPLLTRKTCETNATSNRDRSLSTSRYDDRFSRFNGDGGIDNDSANSRDALIEEPKPGIKRRYSNASQSSHEFSEGEKPKDKQDKLKSMDDPLNVGSIVGIDRLFESSDCALESRKNKNLHNKEPDSGSSSTTTLSMENEVKRKLLPQSDTDNKRHQGAIPKQSRPKLAVDTIDDNITTTEQTRPKLKRALGVRRDKDRGRDRRFDTFDRFEQTSGSNNELSTLSLASSLLATLLTSGRDLPGQSSTVSDLRLSHNSEHRNSRARRGTLKRSIRLHHGPRDRSRDDNVVPLTALLGLISNDECHIVANHNDTVVPLEAVPSFGDENSRWLAYTFDEKGSGVAAAAAAAAQVPSSNNNKLINTLLRQQLNQNLHYDANWELTDSLSNSYSSLSLNSAGLSVIIDTPPVLSSPESNQTKAQNSLSSNLVSSNTGSTNHCTVEISERDQFHQNTGNPYQSTIETLERHQFHQDIMPHMDSTTDRNGRLQGLLGYLSLNIYSSDLHRRMPLLTLPPHQETDINRSLSWNRFIDSLGGSDSKSKQARHYYKWKIGKLPHIKVRFDRLFLLALLDRNLTIFETIISTFLAVAVAGLGLVLLQQGFYRDIFAFIFCFVTAGCQYSLLKSVQPDAASPTHGFNRIIVFSRPIYYILCSGFILIFNEFLRNFKTSEFRIYDLRVADYDVILQIRNILLIFLLCFPIVFSLGLFPQINTSLMYFCEHVDIHLFGGNATTSLISSIYCLCRSIITVVILYGFAYGAITEPKSSQHILFSIFAGLLVAISYHLSRSSSDPTVIWDIVKTNLWPPEIYTEEKEAKIIENTSRGDNLSATYKEAKIRASGRKKHVNIKVGEQMSDTELVDPLPEKLRATVNARLKNDLIVCAVIGILSFGIHCSTVFTALQPELNPVLWGIVSCLGFLLHYVVPQLRKHSPWLCLARPVLRSHEHGQFEVREPVKIMWFEKAYVCLSFLERNVLYPVVFLGALTECSSKIVNKFGESIGALIIVVCGLKSLRSAYSDPSTRYLVLIFAVLFFKLDFRELSETFLVDYFVTGIAFAKIYELLLKIRFVVTYIAPWQITWGSAFHAFAQPFSVPHSAMLFLQAGISAILSTPLNPLLGSAIFISSYVRPVKFWERDYKTRRVDHSNTRMSSHLDRNLGADDNNLNSIFYEQLTRSLQHSLYGDLALGRWGNVEQGDCFLLASDYLNCLVHIVQLGNGLVTFQLRGLEFRGTYCQQREVEAISEGIEDNDNCCCCEMGHFSNALSVNAAFSQRWLAWEVVRSKYVLEGYSISDNSAVSMLQVFEFRKVLVTYYVKSIVFYAVKSSKLKYWLGNSDISDALKISLDKNFVDLDPVFNMNIDEDFDFRASGITRSSFCNVYLDWIQYCVTKHDKTLDRTRDSPLVSLCFALSLLGRRVLGAASHNTVSSVEFFLYGLHALFKGDFRITSIRDEWVLLDVDLLRSVVAKGVRMALKLHQDHFMSPEQYVESSALYEAIDSHDKNLVISHEADPLWRNAVLNGAPSLLALRHVLDDGIDEYKVIMLNKRFLSFRVIKMNRECVRGLWAGQQQELVYLRNRNPERGSIQNAKQALRNIINSSCDQPIGYPIYVSPLTTSYAETNEQLCSIVGGPLSLSVIKRSVLKLWQRIRRRCGQGCSSGGTGSQDDGGFGNDGVYAMTTYNIHSGYTQSGHNTSGSQSIDSGCQIGGSTGRGSLGRANTGSLGGNRGSLASVGKPTSSTLASLAGLLSNSDIKTETKSETSFSGKLERDEGFPKVRIIDPNQVYDAINLGRRIDVIWPDERMRQQGGRSGWQHWVPERGMEGCVIHYWSPNHRDPNRRSHVDKVILLVKIDDKYVPIAEQGVRDLGAEV, from the exons ATGGGTTCTCAAACGCTGGAAATTTTGAGACAAGGCGTCTGGGCTAGCCTGACAGGAGGCTGGTTTTACGATCCCCATCTCGACGTTTTTTCAAACACCTTTCATCTTTATGTTTGGCTTTTCTTGCTCTGCTTGCCGTTCACCATATACCTT tacTTTCCACCGACGTTGTGCGTTTGGGTGACATATTGTTCTTCGATTGGAGCACTTTTTGGCACAATAAAATGTGTCAATCACGCGCTTCATTGTGTATACGATACAACAGAGTGCTTGGAGGAATCGGGTCAAACTGTCAGTCAACAAAGGTTGGAAAGTGAAAAGAGGCGCACAGCGCATAACAAAGGCAGGGAACAATCGCAAGATCAAGTAGACCATGGAATAGAGTTACAAGTTTTAAATG GAAAAACAGATACACCACCTGTAGAATGCTCGTCACGTAACTCTTTTATTGAATCAAATGTGCAGAATGCAGATGCGGATAGTATAACATCTGAATACAATCGAGACAAACCTAGTTCAACTATTGATTTGAAAGTAGAAATTCACAGAAAAAATAGCTCGGAAAGTTCAGAGGAAGCACAACAGCTCACTAAACCGATGGTACCTAGCATTAATGTACATGAAACAGAATTAGCTTCTGCACAGTACCATGAACCACGTTTTCGAAATATAGTCAAtg AGAGAAGATTGAAACTTCAGAAATGTGTCGTAATAGCTGAAGAAGACAGACAAGGATCAAGAAAGTTATGCAGACACGCGTCCGAAGAATCACGAAATCGTCATTCCAAACAGGGTAGTCTTGGTAAAACAGGTTCTGAAAGTCAGATAAAACAAACAAGTTCTTTAGAATTGGAACATCATGGAGATGATTATCCTTATTGGAAGTCGAATCAAAGCGTACGACGTCTCAATTCCAATTCGATTCCAATGGAAACTCATTTAATAAACGACCATCCTCAAAGTTTAGAAATTATATCGAAAAAGGAAGATgctgataaaaataaaatttcgtccCATCCACAGTCTTTAGAG GTTATTACAAAAAAACCACATCAACAACTTATCCACCCGCAAAGTCTTGAAACATTTGGTGCTACTAGTAAAAACATAAACATTACAGATGACAATAATTTACCTCTTCACCCTCAAAGTCTTGAAACAATCAATACTAAAAAG GTATTACCTCaaaatacgttaaaaaaaaaccaactTCAGCTATTACCATATCTTAGTTATGGATCAGAAATAGTACATCCTATAGCAGAACAAAGCGACGAACAATTTGCTAATGAAAGTTCTGGAGGGTTTAGTCTTCAGGATTCATATAGTCCATTACTCACTCGCAAGACTTGCGAAACTAACGCTACATCTAATCGCGACAGAAGTCTTAGTACTAGCAGATACGACGATAGATTTTCAAG ATTTAATGGAGATGGTGGTATAGATAATGATTCCGCCAACTCTCGTGATGCACTAATCGAAGAACCAAAGCCTGGTATCAAAAGGAGATACAGTAATGCAAGCCAAAGCAGTCATGAATTCTCTGAAGGTGAGAAGCCCAAAGACAAGcaagataaattaaaaagtatggATGACCCATTAAATGTTGGAAGTATAGTTGGAATAGATCGATTATTTGAAAGCAGTGATTGCGCACTGGAGtcacgaaaaaataaaa ATCTACATAATAAAGAACCAGATTCTGGTTCGTCTAGTACAACGACCCTAAGTATGGAAAATGAGGTGAAAAGAAAGTTACTTCCGCAATCAGACACGGATAACAAACGACATCAAGGTGCAATACCTAAACAAAGCCGTCCAAAACTTGCAGTAGATACCATAGATGATAATATTACAACTACGGAACAAACCCGGCCAAAACTTAAACGAGCTCTAGGGGTCAGAAGAGACAAAGATAGAGGAAGGGATAGAAGATTCGATACATTTGATAGATTTGAGCAAACTAGTGGTTCAAACAACGAGTTAAGTACGCTTAGTCTTGCGTCGTCCTTATTAGCTACATTGTTGACCTCTGGCCGAGATTTACCTGGTCAATCCAGTACTGTGTCTGATTTAAGACTCAGTCACAATTCTGAACATCGTAATTCACGAGCAAGACGAGGTACTTTGAAACGATCGATTAGATTACATCACGGGCCACGAGATAGAAGTCGGGACGACAATGTTGTACCGCTCACTGCTTTACTTGGATTGATATCGAACGACGAGTGTCATATAGTTGCCAATCACAACGACACGGTAGTACCTTTAGAAGCGGTACCTTCTTTCGGAGATGAAAATAGTCGCTGGTTGGCTTACACCTTTGACGAAAAGGGATCTggtgttgctgctgctgctgctgctgctgcacAAGTTCCTTCTAGCAATAACAACAaactaataaatacattgttaCGTCAACAACTCaatcaaaatttacattacGACGCGAATTGGGAGCTTACAGATTCTTTAAGCAACAGTTACAGTAGCCTGTCTTTGAACTCTGCCGGTTTGAGTGTTATAATAGACACGCCGCCTGTTTTATCGAGCCCAGAAAGTAATCAAACTAAAGCACAAAATTCACTGTCGTCGAATTTAGTTTCCTCGAATACAGGAAGCACTAATCATTGTACAGTGGAAATTTCAGAACGAGATCAATTTCATCAGAATACTGGGAATCCATATCAATCTACGATAGAGACTTTAGAACGACATCAGTTCCATCAGGACATAATGCCACATATGGACTCTACAACAGATAGAAATGGAAGATTACAAGGTTTATTGGGATACcttagtttaaatatttactcatCGGATCTTCATCGACGAATGCCTCTTTTAACGTTACCACCGCACCAAGAAACAGATATAAATAGAAGCTTATCTTGGAATCGATTTATCGATAGCTTAGGCGGATCCGATTCTAAATCTAAACAAGCAAGACATTACTATAAATGGAAAATTGGCAAATTACCGCACATTAAAGTGCGGTtcgatcgtttatttttattggctTTACTGGATCGAAATTTGACGATTTTCGAGACTATCATTTCGACGTTTTTGGCAGTTGCTGTTGCGGGATTGGGTCTCGTACTACTTCAACAAGGATTCTACCGTGATATATTTGcctttatattttgtttcgtaacCGCCGGATGTCAgtattcgttattaaaatcCGTTCAGCCTGACGCTGCTTCTCCGACACATGGGTTTAATCGTATTATAGTATTCTCGCGgcctatatattatatattatgttcAGGATTCATACTAATCTTTAACGAATTTCTAAGAAACTTCAAAACGTCTGAATTTCGAATATACGATTTGCGAGTCGCCGATTACGACGTTATATTAcaaattcgtaatattttattaattttccttttgtgCTTTCCGATCGtattttctttaggtttattTCCTCAAATTAATACttctttaatgtatttttgcGAGCATGTAGATATTCATTTGTTTGGCGGAAATGCAACCACTAGTCTGATCTCCTCGATATATTGTCTTTGTCGAAGTATCATCACTGTTGTCATACTATACGGTTTTGCTTATGGAGCAATTACGGAACCCAAGTCTTCGCAACATATTTTGTTCTCTATTTTCGCGGGTTTACTAGTGGCTATATCTTATCATTTAAGCCGATCGTCTTCGGATCCCACCGTGATATGGGATATTGTTAAAACGAACTTGTGGCCACCAGAAATTTATACAGAAGAGAAAGAAGCGAAGATCATCGAGAACACATCGCGTGGTGATAATTTATCAGCGACGTATAAAGAAGCAAAAATTAGAGCGTCAGGAAGGAAGAAACACGTAAACATTAAAGTTGGCGAGCAAATGTCGGACACAGAATTAGTGGATCCCTTACCTGAGAAATTACGAGCAACCGTAAATGCAAGATTAAAGAACGATTTGATAGTATGCGCAGTAATAGGTATATTGTCATTTGGAATCCATTGTTCAACTGTATTTACAGCTTTGCAACCAGAACTAAACCCAGTTTTATGGGGTATCGTAAGCTGCCTTGGATTTCTGTTACATTACGTCGTACCGCAACTTCGAAAACATTCACCATGGTTGTGCTTGGCAAGACCAGTACTACGTAGTCACGAACACGGACAATTCGAAGTTCGCGAACCAGTGAAAATAATGTGGTTCGAGAAAGCGTACGTTTGCCTTTCATTCTTAGAAAGAAACGTTCTTTATCCAGTAGTGTTCCTGGGAGCGCTCACCGAATGTTcatcaaaaattgtaaacaaatttggaGAAAGCATCGGTGCGTTGATCATAGTTGTATGCGGATTGAAATCCTTGAGGTCTGCATATTCTGATCCATCGACGCGCTACCTGGTTCTGATCTTTGCCGTGCTGTTCTTCAAACTAGATTTCCGTGAACTCAGTGAAACATTTCTCGTTGATTACTTTGTCACGGGAATagcatttgcaaaaatttatgaattgttattgaaaatacgATTTGTAGTTACGTATATCGCCCCATGGCAAATCACTTGGGGTAGCGCATTTCATGCGTTCGCGCAACCTTTCTCGGTACCGCATTCTGCTATGCTGTTCTTGCAAGCTGGCATTTCTGCAATTCTAAGCACTCCTTTGAACCCACTTTTGGGCAGCGCGATTTTCATCTCATCTTACGTGCGTCCAGTGAAGTTTTGGGAACGAGACTACAAGACGAGAAGAGTGGATCATTCGAATACGCGGATGTCTTCGCATTTAGACAGGAATCTGGGTGCTGACGATAACAATCTGAACTCGATCTTCTACGAACAGTTAACAAGATCACTGCAACACAGTCTTTACGGAGACCTTGCCCTTGGTCGCTGGGGAAACGTGGAACAAGGCGACTGCTTCCTCTTGGCATCTGATTATTTAAACTGTTTGGTCCACATTGTTCAATTGGGCAATGGATTGGTAACTTTTCAATTGAGAGGTCTTGAATTCAGAGGAACGTATTGTCAGCAAAGAGAA GTAGAAGCGATCTCTGAAGGAATCGAAGACAATGACAATTGTTGTTGTTGCGAAATGGGACATTTCTCGAATGCATTGAGTGTAAACGCAGCTTTCAGTCAGCGTTGGTTAGCTTGGGAAGTTGTGAGATCTAAATACGTTCTGGAAGGATACTCAATTTCTGATAATTCAGCGGTTTCTATGCTTCAAGTGTTCGAGTTTCGCAAAGTATTGGTTACTTATTACGTAAAAAGTATTGTTTTTTATGCTGTAAAATCGTCAAAACTGAAATATTGGTTGGGGAATTCCGATATTTCGGACGCGCTTAAAATATCCCTCGACAAGAACTTCGTTGACCTCGATCCTGTTTTCAATATGAATATCGACGAGGATTTCGACTTTCGTGCTAGTGGAATTACACGAAGTAGTTTTTGCAATGTTTATTTGGACTGGATACAATATTGCGTTACTAAACATGATAAG aCACTAGATAGAACAAGGGATTCACCGCTAGTATCCCTGTGTTTTGCATTAAGTCTTCTGGGGAGACGTGTTTTGGGAGCAGCGTCTCATAATACTGTATCCAGCGTTGAATTCTTTCTGTACGGATTGCATGCTCTTTTTAAAG GAGATTTCCGCATAACATCGATTCGAGATGAATGGGTATTACTCGATGTCGACTTATTACGAAGCGTTGTGGCGAAAGGTGTGAGAATGGCATTGAAACTACATCAAGATCATTTCATGAGTCCAGAGCAGTATGTCGAATCGTCAGCCCTCTATGAAGCTATAGATAGTCACGATAAAAATCTTGTGATTAGCCACGAAGCAGATCCACTGTGGAGAAATGCCGTTTTAAACGGCGCACCCAGTCTTTTGGCTCTTAG ACACGTTCTCGATGATGGCATTGACGAATACAAAGTAATCATGCTTAACAAACGTTTCTTGAGCTTTcgagtaattaaaatgaatcgtgAATGCGTTCGTGGTCTCTGGGCCGGGCAACAACAAGAATTAGtatatttgagaaatagaaatcCAGAACGAGGTTCTATACAAAATGCGAAACAGGCCCtcagaaatataataaacagttCTTGCGATCAGCCGATCGGGTATCCGATTTATGTCTCGCCATTAACGACTAGTTACGCAGAAACGAATGAACAATTATGTTCTATAGTTGGAGGACCTTTGAGTCTTAGCGTAATTAAGCGCAGTGTGTTAAAATTGTGGCAAAG aatCAGAAGAAGGTGCGGTCAAGGTTGTTCGTCGGGTGGAACTGGATCGCAAGATGACGGAGGTTTCGGAAATGACGGAGTATACGCAATGACTActtataatattcattcag GTTATACTCAATCGGGTCACAATACATCTGGCTCGCAATCTATAGATTCTGGATGTCAAATTGGTGGATCAACTGGACGTGGTTCGTTGGGAAGAGCGAATACGGGATCTCTTGGTGGAAATAGAGGATCGTTGGCTTCGGTTGGAAAACCTACGAGCTCGACGCTCGCCAGTTTAGCTGGTCTTCTTAGTAATAGTGATATTAAAACTGAGACTAAAAGCGAAACAAGTTTCTCTGGTAAACTTGAGAGAGACGAAGGTTTCCCAAAAGTTCGT ATCATAGATCCTAATCAAGTGTACGACGCTATTAATTTGGGTCGTCGGATAGATGTAATTTGGCCTGACGAAAGAATGAGACAGCAAGGTGGTAGATCTGGATGGCAACATTGGGTCCCCGAAAGAGGTATGGAAGGATGCGTTATTCATTATTGGTCCCCGAATCATCGTGATCCTAATCGACGATCTCACGTGGATAAAGTTATTTTGCTTGTGAAAATTGATGATAAATACGTTCCAATAGCGGAACAAGGTGTACGAGACTTAGGGGCAGAAGtgtga